Proteins encoded together in one Chitinophaga sp. LS1 window:
- a CDS encoding DoxX family protein has translation MTKRNNIIYWTVTIFLSLFMFVGGIAQILRQKDNVDGIIHLGYPLYFMTILGVWKILGVIAILTPRFPLVKEWAYAGFFFAMTGAVISHIAAGDQFAHFIAPLVFAILTVVSWYFRPAGRKL, from the coding sequence ATGACAAAGCGAAACAATATCATCTATTGGACAGTGACTATTTTCCTTTCCTTATTTATGTTTGTAGGGGGAATAGCGCAGATTCTCAGACAAAAGGACAATGTGGATGGAATTATCCATTTGGGATATCCGCTTTATTTCATGACCATCCTTGGGGTGTGGAAAATATTGGGTGTCATCGCCATCCTCACACCCCGGTTTCCGCTGGTAAAAGAATGGGCGTATGCAGGATTTTTCTTTGCCATGACAGGCGCTGTCATTTCACACATTGCTGCAGGAGATCAATTTGCACATTTCATAGCACCACTGGTATTTGCAATACTGACCGTGGTATCCTGGTATTTCAGACCTGCAGGTAGAAAGCTGTAA
- a CDS encoding YiiX family permuted papain-like enzyme, translated as MKKGILIIALLGLTLFIGVNARKRFVTPPAIHSGDLIFQTSQSAQSKAIRLATKSRYSHCGIVYKEGDNFYVFEAVQPVKRTPLDQWIARGKGGHYVIKRLKNADKVLTPDALKKMQQVGKTFTGKNYDLTFEWSDDRMYCSELIWKVYQRATGIEIGKLEKLSDFDLTSDVVKAKMKERYGNNIPKDEVVISPKAIFESELLATIIDK; from the coding sequence ATGAAGAAAGGAATACTCATTATTGCCCTTTTAGGTTTGACCCTGTTCATTGGTGTGAACGCCAGAAAAAGATTTGTAACTCCCCCTGCCATTCACAGTGGAGATCTGATTTTCCAGACCTCTCAGTCCGCACAAAGCAAGGCGATCCGGTTGGCCACAAAATCCAGGTACTCTCATTGTGGAATCGTATATAAAGAAGGCGATAACTTTTATGTGTTCGAAGCCGTGCAGCCGGTAAAGCGGACACCGCTGGATCAATGGATTGCGAGAGGGAAAGGTGGCCATTATGTGATTAAACGACTGAAGAATGCGGATAAAGTGTTGACGCCAGATGCGTTGAAAAAAATGCAGCAGGTGGGAAAGACGTTTACCGGTAAAAATTACGACCTTACTTTTGAATGGAGTGATGACCGGATGTATTGTTCAGAACTCATCTGGAAAGTTTATCAACGGGCCACAGGTATTGAGATCGGAAAATTGGAGAAGTTAAGTGATTTTGATCTGACGAGTGATGTGGTCAAAGCTAAGATGAAAGAACGATATGGGAATAATATTCCGAAAGATGAAGTGGTGATTTCCCCAAAAGCAATATTTGAGAGCGAACTGTTAGCAACGATTATTGATAAGTAA
- a CDS encoding TROVE domain-containing protein translates to MRFNTSKKDVSSTVNYEGARAYNLTPELELYSAVVTASFHDQFYEGSENRLVRIRELIKKNDPQFVARLAVYAREKMYLRSIPLALAVELAKVHTGNALVSNMVNRVVQRADEITELLACYALSNKRQETKKLHRLSKQIQKGLSMAFNKFDEYQFAKYNHAAAVTLKDALFIVHPKPKDDDQQLLFDKIAQDELQVPYTWETTLTTTGQVKYSDAGDRQKAFRYAWEQLIDSNMMGYMAMIRNLRNLLQADVDDRIIKKVCAHLTDEKAVLHSKQLPFRFLSAYRELKQVKHKRTKDVLEALETAIQISVQHLKGFDDDTRIVIACDVSGSMQTALSARSVVKYYDIGLLLGMLLQYKCKNVITGMFGDKWKVVDLPKKNILANVDAFYRREGEVGYSTNGYKVLADLIKSKHVADKVMMFTDCQMWDSTTNNQNDQNTLAAQWQLYKYMVPHAKLYLFDLAGLGQTPVSVGGNDVFLISGWSDKVFEILAAIENGQDAVKHIKALTF, encoded by the coding sequence ATGAGATTCAATACATCAAAGAAGGACGTATCCTCCACTGTTAACTACGAAGGTGCAAGGGCTTACAACCTTACACCAGAGCTGGAACTGTATAGTGCTGTTGTTACAGCTTCTTTCCATGACCAGTTTTATGAAGGAAGTGAAAACCGGCTGGTGCGCATACGTGAGCTGATCAAAAAAAATGATCCGCAGTTCGTAGCCCGCCTGGCTGTATATGCCCGTGAAAAAATGTACCTGCGTAGTATTCCGCTGGCGCTGGCTGTAGAGCTGGCGAAGGTGCATACTGGAAATGCATTGGTGAGTAATATGGTGAACAGAGTAGTACAGCGCGCAGATGAAATTACTGAGTTGCTGGCATGCTATGCCCTGTCTAATAAACGACAGGAGACTAAAAAGTTACATCGCCTGAGCAAGCAGATACAAAAGGGACTGTCGATGGCATTCAACAAATTTGATGAATATCAGTTTGCAAAATATAACCACGCAGCGGCAGTAACATTAAAAGATGCCCTGTTTATTGTTCATCCAAAACCAAAGGATGATGATCAGCAGTTACTGTTCGATAAAATTGCGCAGGATGAACTACAGGTACCCTATACCTGGGAGACGACCCTGACAACTACCGGTCAGGTAAAGTATTCCGACGCTGGCGATAGGCAAAAGGCCTTTCGCTATGCGTGGGAACAATTGATCGACTCTAACATGATGGGGTATATGGCAATGATACGTAACCTGCGTAACCTATTGCAGGCAGATGTGGATGACAGGATTATTAAAAAGGTTTGTGCACACCTGACTGATGAAAAAGCAGTGTTGCATTCAAAACAATTGCCTTTTAGATTTTTGTCTGCCTACCGTGAATTGAAACAGGTAAAACATAAAAGAACAAAGGATGTGCTGGAAGCGCTGGAAACAGCAATACAGATTTCAGTACAACACCTGAAGGGATTTGATGATGATACGCGTATCGTGATTGCCTGTGATGTATCTGGTTCTATGCAGACAGCCTTATCAGCACGAAGTGTGGTGAAATACTATGATATTGGATTATTGCTAGGTATGTTGCTGCAGTATAAATGCAAAAATGTGATAACGGGTATGTTTGGTGATAAGTGGAAGGTGGTTGATCTTCCTAAGAAGAATATACTGGCAAATGTGGATGCGTTTTACAGGAGAGAAGGTGAGGTGGGTTATAGCACGAATGGTTATAAAGTATTGGCTGATCTGATAAAGAGTAAACATGTAGCGGATAAGGTGATGATGTTTACAGATTGCCAGATGTGGGATAGTACGACGAATAATCAGAATGATCAGAATACGCTGGCAGCGCAGTGGCAGCTGTATAAATACATGGTTCCACATGCGAAGTTGTATTTGTTTGATTTGGCTGGATTAGGTCAGACACCGGTGAGTGTGGGGGGAAATGATGTGTTTTTGATAAGTGGGTGGAGTGATAAGGTATTTGAGATATTAGCAGCGATAGAGAACGGGCAGGATGCGGTGAAGCATATAAAGGCGTTGACATTCTAG
- a CDS encoding PQQ-dependent sugar dehydrogenase: protein MTEQEILLKGYGRVRDVKMGPDGAIYVITNSPDALLRITPR from the coding sequence GTGACTGAACAGGAAATCCTGTTAAAAGGCTATGGCCGGGTCAGGGATGTGAAGATGGGACCGGATGGTGCGATATACGTGATCACCAATAGCCCGGATGCGCTGTTACGAATTACGCCACGTTAA
- a CDS encoding SDR family oxidoreductase, translating into MKTLTGKIILVTGASRGIGAAIALKLAAEGATVVINYAGNKEAADKTVAAIQEQGGASMAIQADVSKSDEVKRMFDTIIAQYGRMDVLVNNAGILLYKLIKDTTDEEFDRQFAINVKGTFNTMREAATRLADNGTIINFSSSTTRLLLPTYGPYVATKGAVEQMTRVFAKEVGARGINVNVVSPGPTNTELFLNGKTPEALERLAGLSAFNRIGEPEDIAKVVAFLVSDDAKWISGQNIGANGGMA; encoded by the coding sequence ATGAAAACGCTCACAGGGAAAATTATTTTAGTAACAGGTGCATCAAGAGGTATTGGCGCGGCCATAGCGCTGAAACTGGCTGCAGAAGGCGCGACAGTAGTGATCAACTACGCTGGCAATAAAGAGGCGGCAGACAAGACCGTGGCGGCTATACAGGAGCAGGGCGGAGCATCAATGGCCATACAGGCGGATGTAAGTAAATCCGACGAAGTAAAAAGAATGTTCGACACCATAATAGCACAATATGGAAGAATGGATGTGCTGGTGAATAATGCAGGGATCCTGCTCTATAAATTAATCAAAGATACGACTGACGAAGAATTTGACAGGCAGTTTGCTATCAATGTAAAAGGTACTTTCAATACCATGCGCGAAGCTGCTACAAGGCTCGCTGATAATGGGACTATTATCAACTTCTCTTCTTCTACTACCCGTTTATTATTGCCTACTTATGGGCCTTATGTAGCTACCAAGGGAGCGGTGGAGCAGATGACACGTGTATTTGCGAAAGAGGTAGGGGCAAGGGGAATTAATGTGAATGTGGTATCTCCTGGTCCTACTAATACAGAGTTGTTTCTGAATGGGAAGACGCCTGAGGCGTTGGAGAGGTTGGCGGGATTGTCAGCGTTTAACAGGATTGGTGAGCCGGAGGATATTGCGAAGGTGGTGGCTTTTTTGGTGAGTGATGATGCGAAGTGGATCAGTGGGCAGAACATAGGAGCGAATGGAGGGATGGCGTAG
- a CDS encoding helix-turn-helix transcriptional regulator codes for MEHVEVFKALSNKARLQILQWLKDPANNFPAEGCCENGVCVGQIQLKMGVTQSTASEYLSLLQRTGLLTVTRQGQWTYYKRNEDAIKELGKLILEDL; via the coding sequence ATGGAACACGTGGAAGTATTCAAAGCATTATCCAACAAGGCCAGGCTTCAGATATTACAATGGCTGAAGGACCCGGCAAATAATTTTCCGGCAGAAGGATGCTGCGAAAATGGCGTATGTGTAGGACAAATCCAGCTTAAAATGGGGGTTACACAATCCACTGCCTCTGAGTATTTATCGCTCTTACAGCGAACAGGACTGCTGACCGTGACCAGGCAGGGACAGTGGACATATTACAAAAGAAATGAAGATGCTATTAAAGAATTGGGAAAACTGATTCTGGAAGATCTATAA
- a CDS encoding ATP/GTP-binding protein: MKTTFIAIAIIFTHVSLFAQHSLEKLWQTDTLLTTPESALLAPNGQFLYVSSMGTKQEGSGYISKVALDGKIITKEWVRGLNANKGLGLYKGHLYVAELTAVAEIDVKTGTIVRRIPIEGAKMLNDITIDAKGVVYVSDSRANKIHRIKDGQPAVYLENMDNANGLLAVGSMLYALTNGKLVQIDAQKNPTIIAEGLEGSTDGIVQVKENEFVISGWQGIIYYVKTDGSKQVLLDTREQKSNTADIWYNAATQTLYVPTFFKNTIVAYKLK, from the coding sequence ATGAAAACAACCTTTATTGCAATCGCGATCATCTTTACGCATGTATCATTATTCGCCCAGCACTCACTGGAAAAGTTATGGCAGACGGATACCCTGCTTACTACCCCGGAGTCTGCCCTGCTGGCGCCCAATGGACAGTTCTTATACGTTTCCAGCATGGGTACTAAACAGGAAGGCAGCGGCTATATCAGTAAAGTAGCACTGGATGGTAAGATCATTACCAAAGAATGGGTCAGGGGCTTGAATGCCAACAAGGGCCTGGGATTGTATAAAGGTCATCTGTATGTGGCGGAGCTGACAGCTGTAGCCGAGATTGATGTCAAAACCGGTACCATCGTACGCAGGATCCCCATCGAAGGTGCAAAGATGCTCAATGACATTACCATAGATGCCAAAGGTGTGGTGTATGTAAGTGATTCCAGAGCCAACAAAATTCACAGAATTAAAGATGGGCAACCAGCTGTGTACCTTGAAAACATGGATAATGCAAATGGGTTATTGGCAGTTGGGTCCATGCTCTATGCATTGACTAACGGTAAACTGGTACAAATAGATGCGCAGAAAAACCCTACTATCATTGCAGAAGGATTGGAAGGCAGTACAGATGGAATTGTGCAGGTAAAAGAAAATGAATTCGTGATAAGTGGCTGGCAGGGTATTATCTATTATGTAAAGACAGACGGTTCCAAACAGGTATTGCTTGACACCCGCGAGCAAAAAAGTAATACTGCTGATATATGGTATAATGCAGCGACACAAACATTATATGTACCTACCTTTTTTAAAAATACGATTGTAGCCTATAAATTAAAATAA